Proteins co-encoded in one Setaria viridis chromosome 9, Setaria_viridis_v4.0, whole genome shotgun sequence genomic window:
- the LOC117840423 gene encoding histone-lysine N-methyltransferase ATXR4 isoform X1 → MLLRRRLLSTAAAAARGPPPIRVDRTESAGRGVFATRPVSAGELLHSAQPLVCHPSPSLLHEVCYSCLRRKQGEGRASSGGSYFCSDACREHAKGFHDIEKNADWSLFEDHCSSRGLKYPYMAKRLACMVISGAANADCLNILQPARLHQGTLIEVMEEEFELLESTFMKAGFQEELTTFLTKEWYINVLARIRINAFRIELVASSYEDLLSSAAASVSCDASVGNAVYMLPSFYNHDCDPNTHIVWLENADAKLKALRDIEEGEELRICYIDTSMDVNARQRILADGFGFECHCHRCLSGD, encoded by the exons ATgttgctccgccgccgcctcctctccaccgcggcggccgccgcccgcggcccgccgccgaTCCGCGTGGACCGGACGGAGTCGGCCGGCCGCGGTGTCTTCGCCACCCGCCCAGtctccgccggcgagctcctccACTCCGCGCAGCCCCTCGTCTGCCACCCCTCTCCATCGCTTCTCCACGAG GTGTGCTACAGCTGCCTCAGGAGGAAGCAGGGGGAGGGGCGCGCCTCGAGCGGAGGATCCTACTTCTGCAGCGACGCTTGCAGGGAGCACGCCAAG GGGTTCCATGACATCGAGAAGAACGCGGATTGGTCTTTGTTTGAGGACCACTGCAG TTCACGTGGTCTGAAATACCCATACATGGCCAAGCGGCTTGCTTGCATGGTAATCTCAGGAGCTGCTAATGCGGACTGCCTTAACATACTTCAGCCAGCCCGTTTGCACCAGGGGACACTCATCGAAGTA ATGGAGGAGGAGTTTGAGTTGTTGGAGTCCACTTTTATGAAAGCTGGATTTCAGGAAGAACTCACCACCT TTTTGACCAAAGAGTGGTACATCAATGTATTGGCAAGGATACGCATAAATGCATTTCGCATTGAATTGGTTGCAAGCTCATATGAGGATCTTCTATCCTCTGCAGCAGCCTCTGTGTCATGTGATGCATCTGTTGGCAATGCGGTTTATATGCTTCCCTCATTCTATAACCATGACTGTG ATCCGAATACTCACATAGTTTGGCTGGAAAACGCAGATGCTAAATTGAAAGCCCTCCGCGACATTGAAGAAG GGGAGGAGCTGCGCATCTGCTACATCGATACTAGCATGGATGTCAATGCTCGTCAGAGGATTCTTGCTGACGGATTCGGCTTTGAGTGCCACTGCCATCGGTGCTTGTCTGGAGACTAG
- the LOC117840423 gene encoding histone-lysine N-methyltransferase ATXR4 isoform X2, translating to MLLRRRLLSTAAAAARGPPPIRVDRTESAGRGVFATRPVSAGELLHSAQPLVCHPSPSLLHEVCYSCLRRKQGEGRASSGGSYFCSDACREHAKGFHDIEKNADWSLFEDHCSSRGLKYPYMAKRLACMVISGAANADCLNILQPARLHQGTLIEMEEEFELLESTFMKAGFQEELTTFLTKEWYINVLARIRINAFRIELVASSYEDLLSSAAASVSCDASVGNAVYMLPSFYNHDCDPNTHIVWLENADAKLKALRDIEEGEELRICYIDTSMDVNARQRILADGFGFECHCHRCLSGD from the exons ATgttgctccgccgccgcctcctctccaccgcggcggccgccgcccgcggcccgccgccgaTCCGCGTGGACCGGACGGAGTCGGCCGGCCGCGGTGTCTTCGCCACCCGCCCAGtctccgccggcgagctcctccACTCCGCGCAGCCCCTCGTCTGCCACCCCTCTCCATCGCTTCTCCACGAG GTGTGCTACAGCTGCCTCAGGAGGAAGCAGGGGGAGGGGCGCGCCTCGAGCGGAGGATCCTACTTCTGCAGCGACGCTTGCAGGGAGCACGCCAAG GGGTTCCATGACATCGAGAAGAACGCGGATTGGTCTTTGTTTGAGGACCACTGCAG TTCACGTGGTCTGAAATACCCATACATGGCCAAGCGGCTTGCTTGCATGGTAATCTCAGGAGCTGCTAATGCGGACTGCCTTAACATACTTCAGCCAGCCCGTTTGCACCAGGGGACACTCATCGAA ATGGAGGAGGAGTTTGAGTTGTTGGAGTCCACTTTTATGAAAGCTGGATTTCAGGAAGAACTCACCACCT TTTTGACCAAAGAGTGGTACATCAATGTATTGGCAAGGATACGCATAAATGCATTTCGCATTGAATTGGTTGCAAGCTCATATGAGGATCTTCTATCCTCTGCAGCAGCCTCTGTGTCATGTGATGCATCTGTTGGCAATGCGGTTTATATGCTTCCCTCATTCTATAACCATGACTGTG ATCCGAATACTCACATAGTTTGGCTGGAAAACGCAGATGCTAAATTGAAAGCCCTCCGCGACATTGAAGAAG GGGAGGAGCTGCGCATCTGCTACATCGATACTAGCATGGATGTCAATGCTCGTCAGAGGATTCTTGCTGACGGATTCGGCTTTGAGTGCCACTGCCATCGGTGCTTGTCTGGAGACTAG
- the LOC117840422 gene encoding xyloglucan O-acetyltransferase 2, with translation MLTNFPKTYQLQNDKLLLPKKEFVTYTLYALIAVALLYLFVDPAAPASSTKPSVAAPWIQEELPPPSPPPSYQGGERSRSSPQPQAVSSAATPCDYSDGEWVPDPRPPPYNGTACEAIKDGRSCMANGRADTGYLHWRWQPRRCDLPDFSPEAFLRWLRNRHMAFVGDSLARNQAESLMCLLSSWSPAELVHREEDGRFRRWVFREHNATVSIFWSPFLVKGAEKSEHAGVRYNELYLDEFDERWMSELGAIDAAVVSAGQWFRIPSIYHDGGRVVGCYGCAAELNHTETSFFAVFRDVVRRTLAEVARRHEHGGKLVALTTFSPSHFEGEWNKGAPCTKTRPYKKGEKGLGYTETEMRKIVVEEAANAAGAASSSSSTVRFAAVDVTTLANMRPDGHPGPYMRKNPFAAADGRPVQNDCLHWCMPGPVDTFNQILLQTILR, from the coding sequence ATGCTCACCAACTTCCCAAAGACGTACCAGCTCCAGAACGACAAGTTATTGCTTCCCAAGAAGGAGTTCGTCACCTACACCCTCTACGCGCTCATCGCTGTCGCGCTCCTCTACCTCTTCGTCGACCCAGCTGCTCCGGCGTCGTCTACCAAACCATCAGTGGCGGCGCCATGGATACAGGaggagctgccgccgccatcgccacctcCTTCTTACCAAGGAGGTGAAAGATCACGGAGTTCACCGCAGCCGCAAGCAGTGTCATCGGCGGCGACACCGTGCGACTACTCCGACGGCGAGTGGGTGCCGgacccacggccgccgccctaCAATGGCACGGCCTGTGAGGCCATTAAGGATGGCCGCAGCTGCATGGCGAATGGGCGGGCGGACACCGGCTACCTCCACTGGCGGTGGCAGCCACGGCGGTGCGACCTCCCGGACTTCTCCCCGGAGGCGTTCCTCCGCTGGCTCCGCAACCGGCACATGGCCTTCGTCGGCGACTCCCTGGCCCGCAACCAGGCCGAGTCGCTCATGTGCCTGCTCTCGTCGTGGTCCCCGGCGGAGCTCGTCCACCGCGAAGAGGACGGCAGGTTCCGGCGGTGGGTGTTCCGCGAGCACAACGCCACCGTGTCCATCTTCTGGTCGCCGTTCCTGGTGAAGGGCGCCGAGAAGTCGGAGCACGCCGGCGTGCGCTACAACGAGCTGTACCTGGACGAGTTCGACGAGCGGTGGATGTCGGAGCTCGGCGCCATCGACGCCGCCGTGGTGTCCGCGGGCCAGTGGTTCCGGATCCCCAGCATCTACCACGATGGCGGCAGGGTCGTCGGCTGCTACGGCTGCGCGGCGGAGCTCAACCACACCGAGACCAGCTTCTTCGCCGTGTTCAGGGACGTGGTCAGGCGGACGCTCGCCGAGGTCGCCCGGCGGCACGAGCACGGCGGCAAGCTGGTGGCGCTGACCACGTTCTCGCCGTCGCACTTCGAGGGGGAATGGAACAAGGGCGCGCCGTGCACGAAGACGCGGCCGTACAAGAAGGGCGAGAAGGGGCTTGGGTACACCGAGACGGAGATGAGGAAGATCGTCGTGGAGGAAGCGGCCAACGCCGCCGGGgctgcgtcgtcgtcgtcatccacCGTGCGGTTCGCGGCTGTGGACGTGACGACGCTGGCCAACATGCGGCCGGACGGCCACCCGGGGCCGTACATGCGCAAGAACCCGTTCGCCGCGGCGGACGGCCGGCCGGTGCAGAACGACTGCTTGCACTGGTGCATGCCTGGGCCCGTGGACACGTTCAACCAGATACTGCTCCAGACCATCCTCCGCTGA